A single genomic interval of Shewanella psychropiezotolerans harbors:
- the nirD gene encoding nitrite reductase small subunit NirD, with the protein MNWVNICEKKELPDFGGVAAWFEDRAIAIFNLGERGLFALDNTDPATGVSLLSRGLICDLEGDIFVASPLHKQHYSLRDGSCIEDESLSVEVYQIKCEDGKVLVKSAYDSSGNYSLV; encoded by the coding sequence ATGAATTGGGTCAATATTTGTGAGAAAAAAGAATTGCCAGACTTTGGCGGAGTCGCCGCTTGGTTTGAGGACAGGGCTATTGCCATTTTTAACTTAGGTGAGCGTGGATTATTTGCTCTGGATAATACCGATCCCGCCACGGGCGTGAGTCTATTGTCCCGCGGGCTTATCTGTGATCTCGAAGGGGATATTTTTGTCGCATCGCCTCTGCATAAACAACATTACAGTTTGCGCGATGGCTCCTGTATCGAAGATGAGTCCTTAAGTGTCGAGGTGTACCAGATCAAGTGCGAAGACGGCAAGGTGCTTGTGAAAAGCGCCTATGACAGTTCTGGTAATTATTCATTAGTATAA
- a CDS encoding NarK family nitrate/nitrite MFS transporter, which produces MMSSDKFNLFSFSGKMKIMHLSWMAFFVSFMVWFNAAPLMGVIALSLGLTNEQIKTLLILNVALTIPARIIIGMVTDKFGPRLTYSALLILCSFPCFMFALGETFEQLALARFLLGFIGAGFVIGIRMVSEWFPAKELGTAEGIYGGWGNFGSAAAAFTLPAIAIAFGGDNGWRYAIGLTGVLSFVFAFIYYFNVSDTPKGSTYFKPKKAGALEVTSKGDLALLILMKLPMYATLALLGWKLSPAGVGMFTQMEVYGIYGILVGVLMVDLYQTYQVNKHIFDGPVPEFERYPFKQVAVLNVLYFSTFGSELAVVSMLPLYFAETFELGLTQAGMLASTYAFMNLVSRPGGGWISDRFGRKPTLMILTAGLALGYLGMAQITSDWALPLAVIMVMTCSFFVQGGEGAVFAAVPLIKRRLTGQIAGMTGAYGNVGAVFFLTVYSMVSTQIFFYVIAASAVLGLVSLLFLIEPKGHIAEVNEDGEVTLISIN; this is translated from the coding sequence ATGATGAGTTCTGACAAATTTAATCTTTTCTCCTTCTCGGGAAAAATGAAAATAATGCACCTCAGTTGGATGGCCTTCTTCGTCAGTTTCATGGTCTGGTTTAATGCCGCGCCTCTGATGGGGGTGATTGCCCTGAGCCTGGGGTTGACCAATGAGCAGATTAAAACATTGCTTATTCTGAATGTGGCGTTAACGATTCCCGCGAGGATTATCATAGGCATGGTGACCGATAAATTTGGTCCTAGGCTGACCTATTCGGCGCTGCTGATATTGTGTAGTTTTCCCTGTTTCATGTTCGCACTAGGAGAAACATTCGAACAGTTAGCGCTGGCACGCTTCCTACTCGGCTTTATCGGTGCAGGGTTCGTTATCGGTATTCGTATGGTCAGCGAGTGGTTTCCGGCGAAAGAGCTCGGCACGGCCGAAGGGATCTATGGCGGTTGGGGCAATTTTGGCTCGGCTGCCGCCGCGTTTACCTTACCCGCTATAGCCATTGCCTTCGGTGGAGATAATGGCTGGAGATATGCCATTGGGTTAACAGGCGTGTTGAGCTTTGTGTTCGCCTTTATTTATTACTTCAATGTTTCCGATACGCCCAAGGGTTCAACCTACTTTAAACCTAAGAAGGCGGGCGCCCTGGAAGTGACAAGCAAGGGGGATTTAGCCCTGCTTATCCTGATGAAATTGCCCATGTATGCCACCTTGGCATTACTCGGCTGGAAGTTATCACCAGCGGGTGTCGGCATGTTCACTCAGATGGAGGTCTATGGTATCTATGGCATCTTGGTTGGCGTGCTTATGGTCGACCTGTATCAAACCTATCAGGTGAACAAGCATATCTTCGATGGCCCGGTACCCGAGTTTGAACGCTATCCCTTCAAGCAAGTTGCGGTATTAAATGTACTGTATTTTTCGACGTTTGGTTCAGAGCTCGCCGTGGTCTCTATGTTGCCGCTGTATTTTGCCGAAACCTTCGAGCTTGGGCTGACTCAGGCAGGCATGTTGGCCTCCACTTATGCCTTTATGAATCTGGTCTCAAGACCGGGCGGTGGCTGGATAAGTGATAGGTTCGGTCGCAAGCCAACCCTGATGATTTTGACTGCTGGCTTAGCACTGGGTTACCTTGGTATGGCACAAATAACCTCGGATTGGGCGTTACCATTGGCTGTGATTATGGTGATGACTTGCTCTTTCTTTGTTCAAGGAGGTGAAGGGGCTGTCTTTGCCGCTGTTCCCTTGATTAAGCGACGATTAACTGGTCAGATTGCCGGCATGACCGGAGCCTATGGTAATGTTGGGGCTGTATTTTTCCTAACTGTCTACTCTATGGTGTCTACGCAAATTTTCTTCTATGTTATCGCTGCCAGTGCGGTGCTGGGCCTTGTGAGTCTGCTGTTTCTCATTGAGCCTAAGGGGCATATCGCCGAAGTGAATGAGGATGGTGAAGTGACCTTGATCAGTATCAATTAA
- a CDS encoding beta strand repeat-containing protein encodes MKHSKIALLVSAALFASFGANAASTQNRATVDQDGSSNTATVTQTDESVNNQVTIGQTGNGNTAHATQARTAQTTATINQTGNDNLATVDQMDATETAVATVDTVGNDNKAYITQKLNNAVSANAAIAQNGNENTATITQNDGDGAVSTITQNGNGDTAEINNYWSDYATATVTQNTGTGNNAYVDQSVSDHSTADLTQTGSGNDGDILQNTGNRWQNGTDDTNASLTQSGATNTGFISQTAMHNSAVVLQEGDLNTASVTQSAESNAADVVQDGDSNTATVAQTAMGNTADVDQVGNGNTANVDQSGPSNGATIAQTSSGSLAQVTQTGESNGATVTQTGADQSAIITQNDFSNTAAVTQSGLGNGLTLTQGGSDFGTGNTATVNQDGDNDTATLSQTGNSNQVVIAQSANSYDNNISVTQSGASNYAGAATELGGGSSITITQTGTNNSVRNNDNANNYYGSDIGAGTYGANNMLVISQSGNDNTAYADASHDNSSVDIAQSGEFNDATVESWFGSENDLSVSQTGDYHLADVYVVGGSMNSVSVTQTDSYNTANVTSSGSNNVVMVTQGTM; translated from the coding sequence ATGAAACATTCTAAAATTGCGCTATTAGTTTCGGCTGCACTATTTGCATCATTTGGTGCCAATGCTGCGAGTACTCAAAACAGAGCTACAGTGGACCAAGACGGTAGCAGTAATACTGCTACCGTGACTCAAACCGATGAGAGCGTAAATAACCAAGTTACTATCGGTCAAACTGGTAACGGTAACACTGCCCATGCGACTCAAGCGCGAACTGCGCAAACAACTGCGACTATTAACCAGACAGGTAATGATAACCTGGCTACTGTAGATCAGATGGATGCGACTGAAACAGCTGTTGCGACTGTTGATACTGTTGGTAATGACAACAAAGCGTACATCACACAGAAGCTGAACAATGCTGTATCTGCTAACGCGGCAATCGCACAAAATGGTAATGAGAACACTGCAACAATCACTCAAAACGATGGTGATGGAGCTGTTTCGACAATTACTCAAAATGGTAATGGTGATACTGCTGAGATTAATAATTACTGGTCAGACTATGCAACAGCGACGGTAACCCAAAATACAGGTACAGGAAATAATGCATATGTAGATCAGTCTGTATCTGATCACAGTACAGCCGACTTAACTCAAACGGGTTCAGGAAATGATGGTGATATTCTTCAGAACACTGGCAATCGCTGGCAGAATGGCACAGACGATACCAATGCTTCATTGACTCAATCTGGGGCGACAAATACTGGTTTTATTTCTCAAACAGCCATGCATAACAGTGCTGTTGTTTTACAAGAAGGCGATTTAAACACTGCTAGTGTCACTCAGAGCGCTGAATCAAATGCTGCTGACGTAGTTCAAGATGGTGACTCTAATACTGCGACTGTAGCTCAAACCGCTATGGGTAATACTGCAGATGTTGATCAAGTAGGTAACGGCAACACTGCAAATGTCGATCAGAGTGGACCAAGCAATGGTGCGACTATCGCGCAAACAAGTTCTGGTAGTTTGGCTCAGGTTACTCAAACTGGAGAAAGTAACGGCGCAACTGTGACTCAAACGGGTGCGGATCAGTCGGCCATAATCACACAGAATGATTTTTCAAATACAGCTGCAGTAACTCAGTCTGGTCTAGGTAATGGTCTAACACTTACTCAAGGTGGAAGTGATTTTGGTACTGGTAATACGGCTACTGTTAATCAAGATGGTGATAACGATACAGCTACATTGAGCCAAACTGGTAATTCAAACCAAGTGGTGATCGCTCAAAGTGCTAACAGCTATGATAATAATATTTCAGTGACTCAATCTGGTGCTTCGAACTACGCTGGTGCCGCTACTGAATTAGGTGGTGGCAGTTCCATCACTATCACTCAGACTGGTACTAACAACAGTGTTAGGAATAATGACAATGCTAATAATTATTATGGTTCAGATATAGGCGCGGGTACTTACGGTGCTAATAACATGCTAGTAATTAGCCAATCAGGTAATGATAACACTGCTTATGCTGATGCTTCTCATGATAATTCATCTGTTGATATAGCTCAATCAGGCGAGTTTAACGATGCGACGGTTGAGTCATGGTTCGGTAGCGAAAATGACCTGTCTGTCAGCCAAACTGGCGATTATCATCTTGCTGATGTCTATGTTGTAGGTGGTTCAATGAACTCTGTTAGTGTGACTCAAACAGATTCCTACAATACAGCCAACGTGACAAGTTCCGGTTCTAATAACGTTGTTATGGTCACTCAGGGTACTATGTAA
- a CDS encoding curlin: MKQTKIALVVSAALLASTSVYAADSTHNVAEVSQVGGVQNTATVTQTDASSYNKVLVNQEGSNNTATATQARTVETEARINQQGNGNTATIDQKDATSSALATVDSIGNENTASIVQKLNNEQSALASVAQNGNENTATITQNNADAAVSSVIQNGNGDTAEIDNHWSDNATATIEQNTGAGNNAYVSQDRSDAAFAELTQTGSGNDGDILQKTGNFAHDGSTDTTRAELIQSGNDNIGLVEQFAKKNTAALTQTGDRNDGHIRQTKAKNTASLDQLGNDNTGFIRQTAKKNIAFVNQDGSNNNARVKQSARFNTADVQQSGLGNIADVLQSARSNEAVINSDGEANQAYVVQSAAGNSAVLNQVGDLNIANIDQTAAGNIALVDQLDEGNTADIDQTGEENLVSVDQNSFGSSASVLQTGSLNDASITQTGDEQTANVTQNDFSNIANIDQSGASNSLTLTQGGSLEGSGNTATINQAGTNDTALVSQTGNSNTVLIDQTDFSFGNTISVTQMGSDNYAGAATQGGNASEIVIVQSGTGNRVTNSATASNWYGDDLGAGTYGNDNIIHITQTGTENLAYADAADSGSQIDIAQTGEFNSATVESFTGAGNDIDVVQYGQHHITDIYVEGGAGNVVSVSQYDAYNTANVTSFGSNNQVTIMQASVPE, translated from the coding sequence ATGAAGCAGACCAAAATCGCACTTGTAGTATCAGCAGCACTCTTAGCATCAACAAGCGTTTATGCCGCGGATAGCACTCATAATGTAGCGGAAGTCTCTCAAGTCGGCGGTGTACAGAACACGGCGACAGTGACTCAAACTGATGCTAGCTCATACAACAAAGTATTAGTTAACCAGGAAGGTTCGAATAATACTGCGACAGCAACTCAAGCGAGAACAGTTGAGACTGAAGCCCGCATTAATCAGCAAGGTAACGGTAATACAGCAACAATAGATCAAAAAGATGCAACGTCATCTGCGTTAGCCACTGTCGATTCAATCGGTAATGAAAACACTGCATCAATCGTTCAGAAGTTAAATAATGAGCAGTCAGCACTTGCATCGGTTGCTCAAAATGGCAACGAAAATACAGCAACGATTACTCAAAATAACGCAGATGCGGCAGTGTCTTCAGTTATTCAAAATGGAAATGGTGATACCGCTGAAATTGACAATCATTGGTCTGATAATGCTACTGCAACGATTGAGCAAAATACGGGTGCAGGAAATAATGCGTATGTTTCACAAGACCGCTCTGATGCAGCATTCGCTGAACTAACTCAAACGGGTTCTGGCAATGATGGTGATATCCTGCAGAAAACGGGTAACTTCGCTCATGATGGTAGTACAGATACTACACGAGCAGAACTGATTCAATCAGGCAATGACAATATAGGTTTAGTTGAACAGTTTGCTAAAAAGAACACTGCAGCGTTAACTCAAACTGGCGATCGAAATGATGGCCATATTCGTCAAACTAAGGCAAAAAATACCGCCTCACTTGACCAGCTTGGTAATGATAACACTGGCTTTATTCGTCAAACAGCAAAGAAAAATATAGCCTTCGTTAACCAAGATGGCAGCAATAACAATGCCAGGGTAAAGCAGAGTGCTCGCTTCAATACTGCCGATGTTCAGCAAAGTGGTCTGGGTAATATTGCCGATGTACTTCAATCGGCTAGAAGCAACGAAGCTGTCATTAACTCTGACGGTGAAGCTAACCAAGCTTATGTCGTTCAGTCAGCTGCAGGTAACAGTGCAGTGCTTAACCAAGTTGGTGATTTGAATATTGCCAATATAGATCAAACTGCAGCGGGTAACATTGCGCTAGTCGATCAGCTAGACGAAGGGAATACTGCCGATATCGATCAGACTGGGGAAGAAAACTTAGTGTCAGTTGATCAGAACAGCTTCGGAAGTTCAGCAAGTGTGCTGCAAACGGGTTCACTTAACGATGCAAGTATCACTCAAACTGGTGATGAACAGACGGCTAACGTAACTCAAAATGATTTCTCAAACATTGCTAATATCGACCAAAGCGGCGCGAGTAACTCGTTAACCTTAACTCAAGGTGGAAGTCTTGAAGGTTCGGGTAACACGGCCACTATCAATCAAGCCGGTACTAATGATACAGCGCTTGTATCTCAAACTGGTAATTCAAACACAGTGCTTATCGACCAAACTGATTTTAGTTTCGGTAATACCATCAGTGTGACTCAAATGGGCAGTGACAACTATGCAGGTGCTGCAACTCAAGGTGGTAACGCGAGTGAAATTGTCATCGTGCAGTCAGGTACAGGTAACCGTGTAACCAACAGCGCGACTGCGAGCAATTGGTATGGTGATGACTTAGGTGCGGGTACTTATGGTAATGACAACATTATTCATATCACTCAAACGGGTACTGAAAACTTAGCTTATGCAGACGCTGCCGATAGCGGTTCGCAAATTGATATCGCTCAGACTGGCGAGTTTAACAGCGCGACTGTTGAGTCTTTCACTGGCGCAGGTAATGATATCGATGTGGTTCAATATGGTCAGCATCACATTACTGATATCTATGTGGAAGGCGGAGCTGGAAACGTTGTGAGCGTGAGTCAGTATGACGCATACAACACAGCGAATGTGACGAGTTTCGGCTCTAATAACCAGGTGACTATCATGCAAGCTAGTGTGCCTGAGTAA
- a CDS encoding bifunctional protein-serine/threonine kinase/phosphatase has translation MSASGVASLSKSLVEDDLTSKAEPSVPEEPSLNGELPLSGELEIGAGQCSAQGAKSTNEDAIGIRIPDGLMLTTKGAVSVICDGVSAAEAAEKASGISISNFISDYYSTPDTWSVEKSSSQVLTALNRWLYGLGQDYREAQRGYVCTFTALIFKSCSAYLLHVGDSRAYRFRAGKLERLSRDHVTVLGKNKRYLARALGLDVKLDVDYRKLELAQGDLYLLTTDGIHDVISDQDLAVKLSEFMSKLKSKPESKVSLKQESDAAIDHDEFCRLLCSQAIDAGSLDNVSCQLLSIGTLPKLNIDDLYQRLSKLPFPPPLSEGMKLDGYLIEEILHQSQRSQVYLASDADGNKRCIKTPSVNYLDDAAYIERFMLESWIGHRINSPNVVKLLDRDRVKSALYYVTEHLNGMSLSTWITRNPKASVQEVLLLLKQIESGVRAFHRKETIHQDLKPDNILLTYEGQIKLIDFGSCHIKGIAEIATPLQRDSILGTADYSAPESVLGYRVTNKADLFSMAVITFEMLTGQLPFKGKLAQCRTKQDYLKLVYIPSYELNPLIPLWMDPPLKKALSFDPVSRQVDTSELLYELNQPLVNWDKPEVGRSFLERDPVRFWQGVSVLLGLSTLLLLLS, from the coding sequence ATGTCAGCATCGGGCGTAGCGTCATTGAGTAAGAGTCTGGTGGAAGATGATTTAACATCTAAAGCTGAGCCGAGTGTACCAGAAGAACCGTCTCTCAATGGAGAGCTGCCTTTGAGTGGGGAGCTTGAAATCGGGGCGGGTCAGTGCTCTGCTCAAGGGGCCAAATCCACCAATGAAGATGCCATCGGCATACGTATACCCGATGGCTTGATGCTGACAACTAAGGGCGCTGTGTCGGTCATTTGTGATGGGGTGAGCGCCGCAGAAGCGGCAGAGAAAGCCAGCGGCATAAGCATCAGTAATTTTATCTCCGATTACTATTCGACGCCGGATACCTGGAGCGTCGAGAAATCCAGCTCTCAGGTACTCACCGCACTGAATCGTTGGCTCTATGGTTTGGGTCAGGACTATCGAGAGGCGCAGCGGGGTTATGTATGTACCTTTACCGCCCTTATTTTTAAATCTTGCAGTGCTTATCTGCTCCATGTTGGCGACTCCAGAGCCTATCGGTTCAGAGCTGGCAAGCTTGAGCGTTTGAGCCGAGACCATGTGACTGTGCTTGGAAAAAATAAGCGCTACCTAGCGAGGGCATTAGGGTTAGATGTGAAACTGGACGTGGATTACCGCAAGCTCGAGTTAGCGCAGGGCGATCTCTACCTGCTGACCACAGACGGCATTCATGACGTTATCAGTGATCAAGACTTGGCAGTTAAATTGTCTGAGTTTATGTCTAAACTAAAATCTAAACCTGAGTCTAAAGTAAGCCTTAAACAAGAGTCAGACGCCGCAATCGATCACGATGAGTTTTGCAGGTTATTGTGCTCTCAGGCAATCGATGCGGGTAGTCTGGACAATGTCAGCTGTCAGCTGTTATCCATAGGTACATTACCTAAGTTAAATATCGACGATCTCTATCAGAGGCTATCTAAGTTACCTTTTCCGCCTCCATTGTCTGAGGGGATGAAGCTAGACGGTTACCTGATAGAAGAAATTTTACACCAGAGTCAGCGCAGTCAGGTATATCTGGCATCCGATGCAGATGGCAACAAGCGTTGCATCAAGACGCCCTCGGTTAATTATCTCGATGACGCGGCTTATATCGAACGTTTCATGCTCGAGAGTTGGATAGGCCACAGGATAAACAGCCCGAACGTGGTGAAGTTATTAGACAGAGATCGGGTGAAAAGTGCGCTTTACTATGTCACTGAGCATCTCAACGGCATGTCATTGAGTACCTGGATCACTCGTAATCCTAAGGCTTCGGTGCAGGAAGTTTTGCTGCTGTTGAAACAGATAGAATCCGGGGTGAGGGCGTTTCATCGTAAGGAAACCATACACCAAGATCTTAAACCCGATAATATTTTACTGACCTATGAAGGCCAGATTAAGCTTATCGATTTTGGCTCCTGCCATATCAAGGGAATAGCCGAAATTGCCACCCCTCTTCAACGAGATAGTATCTTAGGCACCGCAGACTATTCCGCCCCCGAGAGTGTATTAGGGTACCGGGTTACCAACAAAGCCGACCTGTTTTCCATGGCAGTGATCACCTTCGAGATGCTCACCGGCCAGTTGCCTTTTAAAGGAAAATTGGCACAATGTCGCACCAAACAAGATTATCTTAAGCTGGTTTACATCCCGAGTTATGAACTCAATCCACTCATTCCCTTATGGATGGACCCACCACTGAAGAAAGCCTTAAGCTTCGACCCCGTGAGTCGCCAGGTTGATACCAGTGAGCTGTTATATGAACTCAATCAACCATTGGTGAATTGGGATAAACCGGAAGTGGGACGCTCATTTTTAGAGAGGGATCCCGTGAGGTTCTGGCAAGGTGTCTCGGTATTGCTTGGCTTGAGTACATTACTCTTACTGCTAAGTTAA
- a CDS encoding curlin, translating to MLLTNMDKMEKSLLNHWGKLLVITGLFLSPMAHADEDISSFDELSGAGNQALVNQIGDSHSANISQQGMSNELYLAQTGYNTSLIASQQGVSNEILLLQSGSDIEASIQQTGYGNLVIANQLGTALEIDVTQNGYGNQAYIHQTGYENSVWIQQNGSGHVVSVAQWGSSQTAVITQGHASN from the coding sequence ATGTTGCTTACAAACATGGATAAAATGGAAAAGAGTTTGTTGAATCACTGGGGGAAACTCCTGGTGATCACCGGTTTGTTTTTATCTCCTATGGCCCACGCAGATGAAGATATCAGTAGTTTCGATGAACTCTCTGGTGCAGGGAATCAAGCTTTAGTCAACCAGATAGGCGATAGCCATTCTGCGAATATAAGCCAGCAGGGTATGAGCAATGAGCTATATCTGGCACAGACTGGTTACAACACTTCACTTATCGCCAGCCAACAAGGAGTCAGTAATGAAATTCTACTCTTGCAATCTGGCTCAGATATCGAAGCGAGCATACAACAAACGGGTTATGGCAATTTGGTTATAGCCAATCAGCTCGGTACGGCTCTTGAGATAGATGTGACTCAAAATGGCTATGGTAATCAGGCTTATATACATCAAACAGGATACGAAAACTCAGTCTGGATCCAGCAAAATGGTTCCGGGCATGTAGTCAGTGTGGCTCAGTGGGGCAGTTCACAAACAGCCGTCATCACTCAAGGCCATGCGTCTAACTAG
- a CDS encoding beta strand repeat-containing protein, translating to MKQSKIALLVSAALIVSTGALAEDSTNNLATVNQDGAGNSATVTQAIDSSFNDVTIDQLGSGNLATATQSNTQDTSADIDQDGSGNQAYITQKDTADTSLSTINTIGDGNLATILQENGTEESAHALITQNGNGNTAQVTQNSADASLSSIDQNGSGDTAIINNQQTDRAVATITQNIGGGNYGYIGQTDSDYASADVTQTGSGNSGIIYQTTTADDWSETDDTTATITQTGNGNLGDIEQNAKHNGATVTQSGNGNSATIAQNAENNDATVTQTGDRNTTYVTQSDTGNTAVVNQFSKDSDVLVMQSSADNLASVDQLGTSQTANVYQYGGGNNADIDQSNNGNTATVTQTATDPAFGNYSRVEQYGDSDTSSVTQNGTSNNTTIYQGLGSHDSEITVNQTGDAHYAGVVTAFGGDNTVNVTQTGEGQSLTGSIGYSGTIGDSNTLTVNQHGTDNTVESISGYSGSNVDLLQDGQDNFISAVAFGDQNIIDIDQYGSNHEANVFVGYGLGNSVTVHQYDTSNTANVSSTGAGNTVVVTQGSI from the coding sequence ATGAAACAATCTAAAATTGCACTATTAGTATCGGCAGCTTTAATTGTGTCGACAGGCGCTTTAGCTGAAGATAGTACGAATAATCTAGCAACAGTTAACCAAGATGGGGCTGGAAATTCAGCAACAGTGACACAAGCAATAGATAGTTCATTTAATGATGTGACTATTGATCAGCTTGGCTCAGGTAACCTTGCTACAGCAACACAGTCTAATACTCAAGATACTAGCGCAGACATCGACCAGGATGGCTCAGGTAACCAAGCTTATATCACTCAGAAAGACACCGCAGATACTTCATTGTCGACGATTAATACCATTGGTGACGGAAACTTAGCCACAATCCTTCAAGAAAATGGTACAGAAGAGAGTGCTCATGCCTTGATCACTCAAAATGGTAACGGTAATACGGCGCAAGTTACACAAAACAGTGCCGATGCATCGCTTTCTAGCATAGATCAAAATGGAAGCGGCGATACTGCAATAATCAATAACCAACAAACAGATAGAGCGGTGGCTACCATCACCCAGAACATCGGTGGCGGTAACTATGGTTATATTGGTCAAACTGACTCAGATTATGCCTCTGCAGACGTAACTCAAACCGGCAGTGGTAACTCTGGAATCATTTATCAGACGACCACAGCTGATGACTGGTCTGAAACCGATGATACAACAGCGACCATTACTCAAACGGGTAATGGTAACTTAGGTGATATTGAGCAGAACGCTAAGCACAATGGCGCAACTGTGACTCAAAGCGGCAATGGTAATTCAGCTACGATTGCACAGAATGCTGAAAATAACGATGCTACGGTCACTCAAACAGGTGATAGAAACACGACTTATGTCACTCAGTCTGATACTGGCAATACAGCAGTAGTGAATCAATTTAGTAAGGATAGTGATGTATTAGTGATGCAATCTTCCGCTGATAACCTAGCAAGCGTTGATCAGTTGGGCACATCTCAAACTGCTAACGTTTACCAGTATGGCGGGGGCAATAACGCTGATATTGATCAAAGCAATAACGGTAACACTGCCACTGTGACTCAAACGGCTACCGACCCAGCATTTGGTAACTATTCTAGGGTTGAGCAATACGGTGATAGCGACACATCGTCAGTCACTCAAAACGGCACAAGTAACAATACAACTATTTACCAAGGCTTAGGTAGCCATGACAGTGAAATCACGGTTAATCAAACTGGTGATGCTCATTATGCTGGTGTTGTTACCGCTTTTGGTGGAGATAATACGGTAAATGTGACTCAAACTGGTGAAGGTCAATCTCTGACAGGTTCTATAGGGTATTCAGGAACCATAGGAGACAGTAACACGCTAACAGTCAACCAACATGGTACAGATAATACCGTTGAGTCTATTTCAGGTTATAGCGGTTCTAATGTCGATCTGCTTCAGGATGGCCAAGATAACTTTATCAGCGCTGTTGCCTTCGGCGACCAAAATATCATAGACATTGACCAGTATGGCTCGAACCATGAAGCCAATGTATTTGTTGGTTATGGACTGGGTAACAGTGTGACAGTTCATCAATATGATACGAGTAACACCGCAAATGTTTCCAGTACAGGTGCTGGTAACACAGTCGTTGTCACTCAAGGTTCAATTTAA